From Xyrauchen texanus isolate HMW12.3.18 chromosome 36, RBS_HiC_50CHRs, whole genome shotgun sequence, one genomic window encodes:
- the flot2b gene encoding flotillin-2b, translated as MGCCLTVGPNEALVVSGACCGADEKTYVVGGWAWAWWLISNTQRITLEIMTLQPKCEDVETAEGVAITVTGVAQVKVMTDHDLLAVACEQFLGKSVMEIKAVVLQTLEGHLRSILGTLTVEQIYQDRDQFAQLVREVAAPDVGRMGIEILSFTIKDVYDKLDYLSSLGKTQTAAVQRDASIGVAEAERDAGIREAEMKKEMMDVKFLADTKMADSKRELELQKADFNQEVNTKKAEAQLAYELQAAKEQQKIRLEEIEIEVVQRKKLITIEEKEIERTEMELVATVKRPAEAEAYKMQQLAEGQKLKKVLIAQAEAEKIRKIGEAEAISISSVGKAEAERMRLKAEAYQQYGDAAKTALVLEALPKIAAKVSAPLAKTNEIVILSGEGSRVTGEVNRLLAELPVSINALTGVDLSKIPLLQKLTDAQA; from the exons ATGGGTTGCTGCTTGACTGTTGGACCAAACGAAGCGCTCGTTGTATCAG GTGCCTGTTGTGGGGCTGATGAAAAGACGTATGTGGTGGGAGGATGGGCGTGGGCATGGTGGCTTATATCCAACACTCAAAG AATTACACTAGAAATTATGACATTACAGCCAAAGTGTGAAGATGTGGAGACAGCAGAAGGAGTTGCCATCACAGTTACAGGCGTCGCTCAA GTCAAGGTTATGACTGACCATGACTTGCTGGCTGTTGCCTGTGAGCAGTTTCTGGGAAAGTCTGTCATGGAAATCAAGGCTGTGGTCCTGCAAACCCTGGAGGGACATTTACGTTCTATCTTAG GAACCTTAACAGTGGAGCAGATCTACCAGGACAGAGATCAGTTTGCCCAGCTAGTGAGGGAAGTTGCAGCTCCTGATGTGGGTCGAATGGGCATTGAGATCCTCAGCTTCACTATTAAA GATGTATATGATAAGCTGGACTACCTGAGCTCTCTTGGGAAGACGCAAACGGCTGCTGTCCAAAGGGACGCGAGCATCGGAGTGGCCGAGGCAGAGAGAGATGCAGGGATTAGA GAAGCTGAAATGAAGAAAGAAATGATGGACGTCAAGTTCTTGGCAGACACTAAAATGGCTGACTCCAAGAGAGAGTTGGAGCTGCAGAAAGCTGATTTCAATCAAGAAGTGAACACCAAG AAAGCCGAGGCACAGCTGGCCTATGAACTGCAGGCAGCTAAAGAGCAGCAGAAGATCCGATTGGAGGAGATTGAGATTGAGGTGGTACAAAGAAAAAAGCTGATCACTATTGAGGAGAAAGAGATTGAAAGGACAGAGATGGAGCTGGTCGCTACAGTTAAGCGCCCTGCTGAGGCGGAGGcctacaaaatgcagcagctGGCTGAAGGACAGAA GTTGAAGAAAGTTCTGATTGCTCAGGCAGAGGCAGAGAAGATCAGGAAGATTGGAGAGGCCGAGGCCATCTCTATCTCATCTGTGGGAAAAGCTGAGGCAGAAAGAATGAGGCTGAAGGCAGAGGCCTACCAGCAGTACGGAGATGCTGCCAAGACTGCACTTGTCCTAGAAGCACTGCCCAAG ATCGCTGCCAAAGTGTCTGCTCCTCTGGCCAAGACCAATGAGATTGTTATTCTGAGTGGGGAGGGCAGTCGTGTGACTGGGGAGGTGAACAGGCTCCTAGCCGAGTTGCCTGTGTCCATTAATGCACTTACAGGTGTTGACCTGTCCAAG ATCCCTCTGTTGCAGAAGTTGACAGATGCTCAAGCATGA